Within Lolium rigidum isolate FL_2022 chromosome 5, APGP_CSIRO_Lrig_0.1, whole genome shotgun sequence, the genomic segment gggctcctcggcaatgcccaccatgaggggcttagggttgacgggatCCTGCAGGTTAGCATGATACATCAAATACCAAACGAACAAAAGGcgtgatttacccaggttcggggccctcgatgaggtaaagccCTTGCTCcttcttgtctgatcttgatttattgaTGAAAAAGGTTACAATGGGGAAGCCGATAGAGCTGCGTTGTGGTGATCTCGCCGGTAGgtaaggtttctagggtttggtgtatgcGGGATTGTGTAGGTTGAATCGATGTCCTCCGGCAAGCCCTCTCCCGgcatttatataggaggccaggtctcgagagtcctACACGAATTCAACTATGTTACAGTAAGATCTAGTCTATCCTTTCCTTATTCGACGTTTCCTTTCCTTGTCCATCTAGAATCCGTCTCCTTCTAGGTTTCCTCCGTTGCAACCGACGTACTGGTCCATCTTGGGCTGCGGTGATTCTCATGGGCCCCTTGTTGGGCCAAAAGAGGTAGGACAatgttgggtacccgaagggtaatgccggcATTTGTTGCCATCCGGGGACATGTTTTGGTCCATGTTGAAGTTAGATGCGGTGAATGTTATGAAAGCCCGTAATTGAGGAATAGTGTATTGGTGGTTTGTGTATTTGTTGCGGTGAAGATTGGCTTGGTGTTTCATTTTTCATAGCAGCGGTATGCAAGTGGGGGGGACAACACATGTAAAGTTCAAAGTTTTACCATTAGGTGAAAATCaaaggtctagccttaattggttTTGTCTAGCAACGAACTTCTTAAAGGCATTGTTTTGGGAGCGGAGACTATCtatagggtgaaaatctaagatcctcGATCGGGCGACGATGACGCTTGTGCACTATTTTCTTCTTAGAGGAGTCGCTTTCGAAGAACCtggatttcaggtgttgtcttggtggcgtTTGTGTTGTTGCTCAGCTGCTGCAAAGACCGAAGCACTGTAACGAGACttttctttttttagtttttttttcttctttttgattGTGTCCATCGGTGCTGCCATTAGGGTATTGCATCATTGCAGAGCCTAGGTGTAATTGGCATCTTTGCAATATTAATAAAttccctctatcaaaaaaatgTGACAAATCATGCCACCTTTACGGTGCCTGAACTTTCAAGCTCATAACAGTATTACGACACATCACACTATACATTTTACAATTTTTTCgagaaaatacaaaatatttacaTTTCATTGCGTCGATATATACAAGTGGTTTACAAGCCAAAGACTAGGCCGACACCCTCCACTCAGGACAAAACCCTAACTGAAGACCGCGAGACAAATATTGCAACTTATGCCACCAAGCGAACCCTAGTCCACCACGCACACACGACACGACCACACCCAGAATAGAGAATCCAAATCCACAAAGCAGGACAGAATTGGCATCTTCTGTTTCAGAGATGGCGTCGCGGACCGCCGGCCTCGCACTACCGCTAGTGCCAAGGGCCTGGAACTGCCTATCGCCGCTCACATCTACACCGTCAGACATCTATGTCACCTTCGGGCTGATATTCAGATAACGGACAACGTGACCAGAATTTGAAATCAAAATTCAAACTGTTCTGAAAAGCTGCAAAAAAGTCCAATAAGTCATACAGGTTTCATTGTACATTCTCAGAAAGATTTATTTCATTTAAAGAAGTGGTTTATGATTAAATGACTTTAAACATAAACCGAGTGATCCGAAGGAAATAAAACTTTCCGAGAACACGTATGATTTACTAGATTTTTCAATTTTTCTAGGCAGGTATAATTTCGAATTTCATATTTGGATAAACCATAACTGTTAGATTTTGATTGGATGGCAAAACACACAGGTAAGCATCACTAAATCTCCGTCCGTCGCTTTCACGTCAACCCATCTAGAATCTTGCCGCCCTAGAAAAAAGTCACTAGTCAGCACACATGGGAGAAGATTGAAGAACTCGGAAAGCTCCTGACGAGCGCGTCACATGAGGCTTGATCTGAACTCTCTTGCACCTGCACCTATAAATAAAGGAACGCAGCCACTTCCTTGaatcacacacgcacacacacacgagCATCAGCTACCACGAGTCTGAGAACTTGCCAGCATCCATCAGTGTACACTTACGGTCTGTCAAAATGGTGGCTGATTGTGTGATCACCAACGAATGCGCCCTGGCGGTGTCAGCCGAAAGGATGTGGAAGGTGAGCTGCTCCGGCGAGACCTTGCTCAAGGCCTGCGCGGATTTCTTTGTCGCCGTGAATGTGGAGGGCGATGGTGGCCCTGGCAGCGTCATCACTTCGACGCTCAGCGCCGCGGCAGCCGCTGCCTCAGGTGGTAGCTTCGTAAGGGACCGCGTGGTGGCGCGCGACGACGCGGCGCGGGTGCTAAGGACTGAGGTGCTGGAGGGCGGAAAGGTGAGGAACCAGCTCAAGTTTCTGGTGAACGAGGTGAAGTTCGAGGTGGCTGGGGACGACGCCTGTGTGGCCAAGTTTAGGGTGGAGTACGAGAGGATCGACGGCGACGGTGCGCTGGCACCGGAGGACCAAGCGGTGATTGTTGAGGGTTACCTCGGCATCTTAAAGGCGATTGAGGCCTACCTTGTCACCAACCCTTCCGAATACGCCTAATTCAACACAGAAGAGAAAGATGACGGTGATTATGGAGTCATGGCGAAGAATAAAGAAGTATAAGGGGTTTGATGTTTATTTCAGGGTGTGTTTGAGTATTTTGCTTCAACAAATAATATACATTGCTCGCAAATaaattacatatatatatatgtatgtgccTGCATGGTTGGTTATTGAAGATTTCATATGTATGATACCCGTTGTCATCGATTTGAAATAATTAACACAATTATCTCTTTGGAAGTCTAATATTTCAGTGTTTGCTGTCAAATCTTAAATCACAGATTTATTGATGTTAGAGGACTTTAGCCATTATGCCGTTTTTGTATTAAAAAAAGGAAATGAAGCCCCGGGTCGCACACGCGTACGACtccggggcgatcggctctttcacCTACAAACCAGATTAGGGGCCCTTCCTGGCCACCGCTGCTGGTTGTTATGGCCCCCGGCCGGCAAAGACGGTGTGAGTGAGGATGGCGTTCTCCTAGTTCTCCTCTTCGCGCGGAGTGGAGGAGTAGATGGGACGCGCTGGACTTGGCGCGGCATCCGAGGTATGGAGGGAGTGGCGCGAAGCTCTGCTATTTGTTGCCATTTAGGGACATGTTTTGGTCCATGTTGAAGTTAGATGCGGTGAATATTATGAAAGCCCATAATTGAGGACTAGTATTGGTGGTTTGAGTCTTTGCTGCGGTGAGGATTGGCTTGGTGTTTCAGTTTTCGTAGCAgcggtatgcaagtgggggcgacaacacacgtGAAGTTTAAAGTTTTACCTTTCATGTGAAAATTAAAGGTCTAGCCTTAATTTGTTTTGTCTAGCAACGGACTTGTTAAAGGCATTATTTTAGGAGCGGTGACTATCTTTAGGGTAAAAATCTAAAATCCTCGATCGGCGACGGTGGCGCTTGTGCacctgtttccttcttgaaggcgtcgctttCGAAGAACCtggatttcaggtgttgtcttggtggtgtttgtgCTGCTGCAAAGACCGAAGCAGGGACTTTTCTATTTTtagcttcttttttcttctttttagcTGTGTCCATCGGTGCTGCCAAATTTATTGCATCAttgcagaggctagatgtaattgaCATCTGCAATATTAATAAATTCCCACTATCGAAAAATGTGACAAATCCTGCCACCTTTACCTCGTTGCCCGGACTTTCAAGCTCGTAACAGTATTACGACACATCACACTATACATTTTACAATTTTTTCGAGAAAATACAAAATCTTTCCATTTCATTGGGTCGATATATACAAGTGGTTTACAAGCTAAAGACTAGGTCGGCACCCTCCACTCAGGACAAAACCATAACTGAAGACCGCGAGACAAATATTGCAACTGATGCCACCAAGCGAACCCTAGTCCACCACGCACACACGACACGACCACCACCAAAAGAGAGAATCCAAATATACAAAGGAGGGCAGAATTAGCACCTTCTGTTTTAGAGATGGTGTCGCGACCGCCGGCCTCGCACTACCGCTAGTGCCAAGGGCCCTAGAACTGCCTATCGCCGCTCACATCTACACCGTCAGACATCTATGTCACCTTCGGGCTGATATTCAGATAACGGACAACGTGACCAGAATTTGAAATCAAAATTCAAACTGTTCTGAAAAGCTGCAAAAAAGTCCAATAAGTCATACAGGTTTCATTGTACATTCTCAGAAAGTTTTATTTCATTTAAAGAAGTGGTTTATGATTAAATGACTTTAAACATAAACCGAGTGATCTGAAGGAAATAAAACTTTCCGAGAACACGTATGATTTACTAGATTTTTCAATTTTTCTAGGCAGGTATAATTTCGAATTTCATATTTGATAAACCATAACTGTTAGATTTTGATTGGATGGCAAAACACACAGGTAAGCATCACTAAATCTCCGTCCGTCGCTTTCACGTCAACCCATCTAGAATCTTGCCGCCCTAGAAAAAAAGTCACTAGTCAGCACACATGGGAGAAGATTGAAGAACTCGGAAAGCTCCTGACGAGCGCGTCACATGAGGCTTGATCTGAACTCTCTTGCACCTGCACCTATAAATAAAGGAACGCAGCCACTTCCTTGaatcacacacgcacacacacacgagCATCAGCTACCACGAGTCTGAGAACTTGCCAGCATCCATCAGTGTACACTTACGGTTTGTCAAAATGGTGGCTGATTGTGTGATCACCAACGAATGCGCCCTGGCGGTGTCAGCCGAAAGGATGTGGAAGGTGAGCTGCTCCGGCGAGACCTTGCTCAAGGCCTGCGCGGATTTCTTTGTCGCCGTGAATGTGGAGGGCGATGGTGGCCCTGGCAGCGTCATCACTTCGACGCTCAGCGCCGCGGCAGCCGCTGCCTCAGGCGGTAGCTTCGTAAGGGACCGCGTGGTGGCGCGCGACGACGCGGCGCGGGTGCTAAGGACTGAGGTGCTGGAGGGCGGAAAGGTGAGGAACCAGCTCAAGTTTCTGGTGAACGAGGTGAAGTTCGAGGTGGCTGGGGACGACGCCTGTGTGGCCAAGTTTAGGGTGGAGTACGAGAGGATCGACGGCGACGGTGCGCTGGCACCGGAGGACCAAACGGTGATTGTTGAGGGTTACCTCGGCATCTTAAAGGCGATTGAGGCCTACCTTGTCGCCAACCCTTCCGAGTACGCCTAATTCAACATAGAAGAGAAAGATGACGGTGATTATGGAGTCATGGCGAAGAATAAAGAAGTATAAGGGGTTTGATGTTTATTTCAGGGTGTGTTAGAGTGTTTTGCTTCAACAAATAATATACATTGCTcacaaaaaaaattacatgtatatgtatgtgcatgtatGGTTGGTTTATTGAAGATTTCGTATGCATGATACACGTTATCATCAATTTTAAATAATTAACACATTTATCTCTTTGGAAGTCTAATCCGTGAATATTTCAGTGTTCACTATCAAGTCTTAAGCCACAGATTCGTTGATGTTAGAGGCCTTTAGCCATTATACA encodes:
- the LOC124651427 gene encoding major pollen allergen Aln g 1-like, with product MVADCVITNECALAVSAERMWKVSCSGETLLKACADFFVAVNVEGDGGPGSVITSTLSAAAAAASGGSFVRDRVVARDDAARVLRTEVLEGGKVRNQLKFLVNEVKFEVAGDDACVAKFRVEYERIDGDGALAPEDQAVIVEGYLGILKAIEAYLVTNPSEYA
- the LOC124651624 gene encoding major pollen allergen Aln g 1-like, with product MVADCVITNECALAVSAERMWKVSCSGETLLKACADFFVAVNVEGDGGPGSVITSTLSAAAAAASGGSFVRDRVVARDDAARVLRTEVLEGGKVRNQLKFLVNEVKFEVAGDDACVAKFRVEYERIDGDGALAPEDQTVIVEGYLGILKAIEAYLVANPSEYA